DNA sequence from the bacterium genome:
TGAGCATTGTCTATGGCCTTGTTGACAGCGGCAATGACCAGGTCCTGAAGCATTTCGATATCCTGCGGGTTAACCACTTCGGGATCGATTTTAATCTCGACGATACGCTGCTTGCCATTGGCCACCACTTTAACCATGCCTCCCCCTGCCTCGGCCTCCACAGTCTGCAATTCAACTTCCTTCTGCACCCGAAGTACCTTGGCCTGTATTTCCTGGGCTTGCTTCATCATTTGATTGAAACCCTTCATTTTTCCCTCCGCGAATGAAAAAGTTATCAGCTATCAGTTTTCCTGCTGACCACTGACCACTTGTGCTCATGGTGATTGTTTTCCCCAGTACTTAATCTTTCCGGAGAAAGGATACATCAGTTTGCACTATCTGAGCTGAAAATATTTCCGTTATAATCCTGGCCATAGGATAACGGCTTATTATAGCATCAATTTCCGTGGACGTACAGCCCTCTTTTTCCTCAGAAGATAAACACTTACCCTGGCCTGATGATTCTCTGGCGCGGCATTCCAGGCGATAATGAGCACCGAAAACGGTTTGGCACCACCTTTGGAGCACTGACCGGGTTCCTTCCTTATTGATCGTATCCAGGTAAAAGGGAGGGTTTTTCGGGAAGGAGAGAGTAACAGTATCCCCGGTAATTGAGTCCAGCCTGGCCTGCTGAAGAATCGGGGCCAGGGTCTGTTTCTCTTTTTTAATGCCATTGAGCATCGCAGACCATTTTTGCTCTGTGGAGGCCGGGGGACTTGCGGATGCCGGGGCTGCCGGGGTGGTGAAGGAGAGGGGAGAAGGGGAAGAAGAGGATAATTCCTCCGGTTCAAGGGGGCTGCAAGGCGTTTCCCCGACTGAAAGCGGCCTGCCCTGGGGGGCGGCGGGTTTGAGGAATCCGGCTGGCCCGGCTGACAGCGGCGGCTCGTGCAGCGGTGCATCCGGGGAAGGGGATGCAGGTGAATCTTTCGGTTCCACTTCTCCTTCTGCCATAAGCGTCCCGCCCAGGCGGAGGGCTTCTTCCAGGGCCGACATCCGCCGCAGAATCTCCGCAAACGAAGCCGATAGCTCCATTCTGGCCATCTGAACCAGAGTCATCTCCAGGATGATCTGCGGATGCGAGGCTCCCCTCATCCGGTCAAGGCTCTGAACCAGGAGTTGAAAATACTGCTGAAGATCCTCCAGGCAGACAAGGTCGCTCTGCTTTTTCAGCGGCAGCACTTCATCTTCACTGAGATCGAGCAGCGGGGCCGGATCATGGCAGGTTTTGCAAACCAGAAGATCCCGCAGGTAGTGCAGCAGTTGTTCGGCAAAAAAGCGAAGGTCATAGCCGCGCTCCAGGACCTGGGCAATACCTGATAAAATAGCCTGCGGCTGGTGGTTGAAGACCGCTGCCCAGATTGCCTGTATCTGGTCTTTCTTGACCATTCCCAAAAGGTAGAGCACTTCATCGTAGCTGATATCTCCCTCACTGCACGAGATAACCTGATCGAGAATGCTCTGGGCATCCCGCATACTTCCATCGGCAGACCGGGCAATGAGCGCAAGAACGGATGCCGATACCTCCCACCCCTGGGACTTCACCACATCCTGCAGTGCGG
Encoded proteins:
- the dnaX gene encoding DNA polymerase III subunit gamma/tau, yielding MSYLVLARKCRPKAFQEVVGQQHITQTLKNSILSGRIAHSFLFTGPRGVGKTTTARILAKSLNCPNASKGEPCNSCAVCQEITQGSFVDVLEIDGASNNSVDDIRDLREKIRYVPTAGRYKIYIVDEVHMLSTAAFNALLKTLEEPPGHAIFIFATTEPHKIPATILSRCQRFDFKRLQPREIAAALQDVVKSQGWEVSASVLALIARSADGSMRDAQSILDQVISCSEGDISYDEVLYLLGMVKKDQIQAIWAAVFNHQPQAILSGIAQVLERGYDLRFFAEQLLHYLRDLLVCKTCHDPAPLLDLSEDEVLPLKKQSDLVCLEDLQQYFQLLVQSLDRMRGASHPQIILEMTLVQMARMELSASFAEILRRMSALEEALRLGGTLMAEGEVEPKDSPASPSPDAPLHEPPLSAGPAGFLKPAAPQGRPLSVGETPCSPLEPEELSSSSPSPLSFTTPAAPASASPPASTEQKWSAMLNGIKKEKQTLAPILQQARLDSITGDTVTLSFPKNPPFYLDTINKEGTRSVLQRWCQTVFGAHYRLECRARESSGQGKCLSSEEKEGCTSTEIDAIISRYPMARIITEIFSAQIVQTDVSFLRKD
- a CDS encoding YbaB/EbfC family nucleoid-associated protein; translation: MKGFNQMMKQAQEIQAKVLRVQKEVELQTVEAEAGGGMVKVVANGKQRIVEIKIDPEVVNPQDIEMLQDLVIAAVNKAIDNAQEMVAQAINKATGNLKIPGLF